In a genomic window of Allomeiothermus silvanus DSM 9946:
- a CDS encoding recombinase family protein codes for MTRTDDPLSARSASVQRCALYTRVSTEEQVERYSLEAQQEVLTRWAGVLGYEVAATYTDPGYSGAQEDRPALTRLLADAQEGRFVVVLVYRLDRLARKVRLAYDLIERLERCGVGLMSYSEPNINTTTSIGKAVLGIMAVFAEWERDTFAERSRLGMHKAARMGKYLGGIVPYGYTVEDGRLAPLPEEAAVVQQMFAWVAERGWSTERVAQELNRLGIPPKYRREGRGVRGKRTAGVWRGGGVLRILKNRTYIGEYVYGKRTRKPQPELVSVPVPPLVEPVLFEAAQEQLSRNALFALRNARSVYLLKGLIRCGMCGRAYVGSAGYYACVGRTNRQASPIPEMRCTAPHVRRGELEERIWHDIRSFLLNPGEALQAFINEESPESNEVSLLERRLQALLEARARLLDLYLEGGVEKETYYARLEDLDTRVREVQVSVEAARQRSIAERQRKEALHSLESLSARLRDRIDRLTPEEKQAVARELVEGVTVRPGKGEVEVEVRYRFGQIAPHTGRGS; via the coding sequence ATGACGCGTACGGACGATCCCCTGTCGGCACGCTCTGCGAGCGTACAGCGCTGCGCCCTCTACACCCGCGTTTCCACCGAGGAGCAGGTCGAGCGCTACTCTCTGGAGGCCCAGCAGGAGGTGCTCACGCGCTGGGCCGGGGTGCTGGGGTACGAGGTGGCGGCCACCTACACCGACCCCGGCTACTCGGGAGCTCAGGAGGATCGGCCCGCTCTGACCCGTCTGCTCGCGGATGCACAGGAGGGACGTTTTGTGGTGGTGCTGGTCTACCGGCTCGACCGGCTGGCCCGCAAGGTGCGTCTGGCCTACGACCTCATCGAGCGGTTGGAGCGGTGCGGGGTGGGACTCATGAGCTACTCCGAGCCGAATATCAATACCACCACCTCCATCGGTAAGGCGGTGCTGGGGATCATGGCCGTCTTCGCCGAGTGGGAGCGGGACACCTTCGCCGAACGCAGCCGTCTGGGCATGCACAAGGCCGCCCGGATGGGAAAGTACCTCGGTGGCATCGTGCCCTATGGCTACACCGTCGAAGACGGTCGCCTGGCTCCTTTGCCCGAGGAGGCGGCGGTGGTGCAGCAGATGTTCGCCTGGGTGGCCGAACGGGGCTGGAGCACCGAGCGGGTAGCCCAGGAACTCAACCGCCTGGGCATCCCCCCGAAGTACCGCCGCGAGGGGCGCGGGGTACGGGGTAAACGCACCGCTGGGGTCTGGCGCGGGGGTGGGGTGCTGCGCATCCTCAAGAACCGTACCTATATCGGTGAGTACGTCTACGGCAAGCGCACCCGCAAACCTCAGCCTGAACTGGTGTCGGTGCCGGTACCCCCCCTTGTAGAGCCTGTCCTCTTCGAGGCAGCCCAGGAGCAGCTATCCCGCAACGCCCTGTTCGCCCTGCGCAACGCCCGCAGCGTGTACCTGCTCAAGGGACTCATCCGCTGCGGGATGTGTGGGCGCGCCTATGTCGGATCAGCCGGCTACTATGCGTGCGTGGGGCGAACCAACCGTCAGGCGTCTCCCATTCCCGAGATGAGATGTACCGCTCCGCACGTGCGCAGAGGAGAGCTGGAAGAGAGGATCTGGCACGACATCCGCTCCTTCCTGCTCAACCCTGGTGAGGCCTTGCAGGCTTTCATAAATGAGGAGTCCCCGGAAAGCAATGAAGTCTCCCTGCTGGAAAGACGCTTGCAGGCCCTCCTCGAAGCCCGGGCCCGCCTGCTGGATCTTTATCTGGAGGGAGGGGTGGAAAAGGAAACCTACTACGCCCGCCTCGAAGATCTGGACACCCGCGTCCGGGAAGTCCAGGTGAGCGTGGAAGCAGCCCGGCAGCGCTCCATCGCCGAGCGCCAGCGCAAGGAAGCCCTCCACTCCCTGGAGAGCCTCTCGGCCCGCCTGCGTGATCGGATAGACCGCCTTACCCCGGAAGAGAAGCAAGCCGTGGCACGGGAGTTGGTGGAGGGGGTGACGGTGCGGCCCGGAAAGGGAGAGGTCGAGGTTGAGGTGCGTTACCGGTTCGGGCAGATTGCACCTCACACGGGCAGGGGTTCATAG
- a CDS encoding helix-turn-helix domain-containing protein, translated as MAKKSFRTASQPSENIAPDWARLLVARREKLGLSREALALAAGISPSLIAKLERGTHDIRDMSVGRLQALLRALHLPSLDLLLGGSEGGDFPSTPGLTPLPYYPALAPACVGEEAPGRSHLDTRLLPTRPGYAGFFLATLEGDALCSEDLPLAEGSLLVVERKPARERGMVLLGLVVASPLGEHLKETRRPLLYRLPSEPRLVRPVGGVGTVYWLLPDGSLQLPAGKKTPMYPLAVGVVYGEFRQL; from the coding sequence ATGGCCAAGAAGAGCTTCCGTACAGCGTCCCAACCTTCCGAGAATATCGCCCCCGACTGGGCCCGGCTATTGGTGGCCCGGCGGGAGAAGCTGGGTCTCTCCCGCGAGGCCCTGGCTCTGGCCGCAGGGATTTCCCCTTCGCTCATCGCCAAGCTCGAGCGAGGCACCCACGACATCCGGGACATGAGCGTAGGCCGTTTGCAAGCCTTGCTGCGGGCGCTGCATCTGCCTTCGCTGGACCTTTTGCTGGGCGGGAGTGAGGGTGGGGATTTCCCCTCCACCCCCGGCCTGACCCCGCTGCCTTACTACCCGGCGCTGGCCCCGGCCTGTGTGGGAGAGGAGGCTCCGGGGAGGAGCCACCTCGACACCCGCCTCCTCCCCACCCGGCCCGGCTACGCGGGCTTCTTTCTGGCCACGCTGGAAGGGGACGCGCTCTGCTCGGAGGATCTCCCCCTCGCCGAGGGTTCGCTGCTGGTGGTGGAGCGCAAACCCGCCCGGGAGCGGGGCATGGTCCTGCTCGGCCTCGTCGTTGCTTCCCCGCTAGGGGAACACCTTAAGGAGACCCGCCGTCCTTTGCTCTACCGTCTACCGTCGGAGCCCCGCCTGGTGCGGCCCGTGGGTGGGGTGGGAACGGTGTACTGGCTCCTGCCGGATGGCTCCCTGCAATTGCCTGCGGGTAAAAAGACGCCCATGTACCCCCTCGCGGTGGGAGTTGTCTACGGGGAGTTCCGCCAGTTATGA
- a CDS encoding helix-turn-helix domain-containing protein, whose protein sequence is MECPNIIRQLRKQAGLSQEALAVEAGITVSLLTKYERGEVRRPSLVCSRKLAKVLALRLDVSEEKLLLQIAEGFECHPSHDTSA, encoded by the coding sequence ATGGAGTGCCCGAACATCATTCGCCAGCTGAGGAAGCAGGCGGGCCTCAGCCAGGAGGCGCTGGCGGTGGAAGCGGGGATCACCGTTTCGCTGCTGACGAAGTACGAGCGGGGCGAGGTGCGGCGGCCCTCGCTGGTGTGCAGCCGCAAGCTGGCGAAGGTGCTGGCGCTGCGGCTGGACGTGAGCGAGGAAAAGCTGCTGTTACAGATCGCGGAGGGGTTCGAGTGCCACCCAAGCCACGACACATCCGCCTAG
- a CDS encoding DNA primase family protein, translating into MTKDALTHSIERVDLPALVCELWPESGARPGRAGVCRAVWRGDTHPSLSLFQARGMWFWKDHGSGESGNAFHLLLRAGMSKEEAAELLKARAGEVALPEAYFRQAERDASFAAKRGGVGQTRLVALPEGQTRLEAALLSGRPPAEHPRRGAGAASPDDPLLGQSPDGPVHQTDDPLSGQTADAAVHQRAPGLTPEERRALEEAQRRLDEAAIAGRGITLEQARRVGLGKSCQGDLVIPILGPSGEPQAVKTRLLAPGAGYRYRYLTPGRGAPPWYSPGFGQHPERAVLVMEGELNAITSWFALEEKLDVIGMPGVEGRVPWESLAGRRVYLYADEDERGRTALERWLQAASRDTSFAARRGGEHLAARAADVATLEPLGGGLDACEWAHAQGQESLKVRLLTLMEGACRCSPDGEAAHQAPHRQDEDWPPKRGAVSPFLDTEGANADRIVQHFGADLAHVEGQGWLVWAGTHWERSDAVALEIMQRLPQLVLQEALQAGEAGETEKSQKLFKWAQKSDRLSTVRNSVVMASWALRVREWELDARTDELPLENGVLNLESLTLGPHRKLAWHTHVLPHPYDPYAECPRWERFLEEVLPDENLRRYVQKAVGYSLLGDNREHVIFLCYGSGANGKSVFLEVLSWLFGPYAHRADPELLLQRNSDRHPTEIAAMRGKRLVVMQEVDPEGIWRSALLKSMSGDNTLTARKIRENPITFTVTWKVWIAANHLPRSRDHSEAFWRRIKLIPFNVTIPPERRDRTLPWKLREESVGLLAWAVQGLRMYYQEGLQEPEAIAQANRAYREREDQVGRFLKERCQLGGGRTASSALYAAYQEWALEEGERMLSQKAFVAELEQRGLERKRLAEGIFFLGMELPTERKSSTSD; encoded by the coding sequence ATGACGAAGGACGCCCTGACGCACTCCATCGAGAGGGTTGACCTGCCTGCACTGGTGTGCGAACTCTGGCCGGAGTCGGGGGCCAGGCCGGGGCGAGCCGGGGTATGCCGGGCGGTGTGGCGGGGCGACACGCACCCCTCGCTTTCGCTATTTCAAGCACGGGGGATGTGGTTCTGGAAGGACCACGGCAGCGGGGAGAGCGGAAACGCCTTCCACCTGTTGCTCCGGGCCGGGATGAGTAAGGAGGAGGCGGCGGAACTGCTCAAGGCCAGGGCGGGCGAAGTTGCTTTGCCCGAGGCGTATTTTCGCCAAGCGGAGCGAGATGCTTCTTTCGCCGCGAAGCGGGGTGGGGTAGGGCAAACACGTCTTGTTGCTTTGCCCGAAGGGCAAACACGTCTTGAGGCGGCCCTGCTCAGCGGGCGCCCTCCCGCTGAGCATCCGCGCAGGGGGGCCGGAGCGGCTTCACCGGACGATCCCCTGTTGGGACAGAGCCCTGACGGGCCTGTTCACCAAACGGACGATCCCCTCTCGGGACAGACGGCAGATGCCGCTGTTCACCAAAGGGCACCGGGCCTCACCCCGGAGGAACGGCGAGCCCTGGAAGAGGCCCAGCGGCGCCTCGACGAGGCGGCCATAGCGGGGCGGGGAATCACTCTCGAGCAGGCCCGGCGGGTGGGGTTGGGGAAAAGCTGCCAGGGTGACCTGGTGATCCCCATCCTGGGGCCTTCTGGCGAGCCCCAGGCGGTCAAGACAAGGCTGTTAGCGCCCGGGGCGGGCTACCGCTACCGCTACCTCACCCCGGGCCGGGGAGCTCCACCCTGGTACTCCCCAGGGTTCGGGCAGCACCCCGAGCGGGCAGTGCTGGTGATGGAAGGCGAACTCAACGCCATCACCAGCTGGTTCGCCCTCGAGGAGAAGCTGGACGTGATCGGTATGCCCGGCGTGGAGGGCCGGGTGCCCTGGGAGAGTCTGGCGGGTCGAAGGGTATACCTCTACGCCGATGAGGACGAAAGAGGAAGGACAGCCCTCGAGCGCTGGCTTCAAGCTGCTTCGCGAGACACTTCTTTCGCCGCCAGGCGGGGTGGCGAACACCTTGCGGCCAGGGCCGCGGATGTTGCTACGCTGGAACCCCTGGGGGGCGGCCTGGATGCGTGCGAGTGGGCCCACGCCCAGGGGCAGGAGAGCCTCAAGGTGCGGCTGCTGACGCTCATGGAGGGGGCCTGTCGGTGTTCCCCTGACGGGGAAGCAGCGCACCAGGCCCCCCACCGTCAGGACGAGGACTGGCCCCCCAAGAGGGGAGCGGTTTCCCCCTTCCTCGATACCGAGGGGGCCAACGCCGACCGGATCGTGCAGCACTTCGGCGCTGATCTGGCCCACGTGGAGGGCCAGGGCTGGCTGGTGTGGGCGGGCACGCACTGGGAGCGAAGCGACGCGGTGGCGCTGGAGATCATGCAGCGCCTCCCGCAACTCGTCCTGCAGGAGGCGCTTCAAGCCGGAGAGGCGGGCGAAACAGAGAAGAGCCAGAAGCTCTTCAAGTGGGCGCAGAAGTCTGATCGGCTCAGCACCGTGCGAAACAGCGTGGTGATGGCCTCGTGGGCGCTGCGGGTACGAGAGTGGGAACTCGACGCGAGGACCGACGAGCTTCCGCTGGAAAACGGGGTGCTCAACCTGGAGTCGCTGACGCTGGGCCCGCACCGGAAGCTCGCCTGGCATACCCACGTTCTCCCTCACCCCTACGATCCCTATGCCGAGTGCCCGCGCTGGGAGCGTTTTTTGGAGGAGGTGCTGCCGGACGAGAATCTGCGGCGCTACGTGCAGAAGGCGGTGGGCTATAGCCTGCTGGGCGACAACCGCGAGCACGTGATCTTCCTGTGCTACGGGAGTGGGGCCAACGGCAAGAGCGTTTTCCTTGAGGTCCTCTCCTGGCTTTTCGGTCCCTACGCCCACCGGGCCGACCCGGAACTGCTCCTGCAAAGGAACTCTGACCGCCACCCCACGGAGATCGCGGCCATGCGGGGCAAGCGGCTGGTAGTGATGCAGGAGGTGGACCCCGAAGGCATCTGGCGCAGCGCCCTGCTCAAGAGCATGAGCGGGGACAACACCCTCACCGCCCGCAAAATCCGCGAGAATCCCATCACCTTCACGGTGACCTGGAAGGTGTGGATCGCCGCCAACCACCTGCCGCGCTCGAGGGACCATAGCGAGGCGTTCTGGCGGCGCATCAAGCTCATCCCTTTCAACGTGACCATCCCACCTGAACGCCGGGATCGCACCCTGCCCTGGAAGTTGCGAGAAGAGTCGGTAGGTCTTCTGGCCTGGGCCGTGCAGGGCTTGCGGATGTACTACCAGGAGGGCCTTCAGGAGCCGGAGGCAATAGCGCAGGCCAACCGCGCCTACCGCGAGCGCGAGGACCAGGTAGGACGCTTCCTGAAGGAGCGGTGCCAGCTCGGAGGTGGCCGCACTGCATCGTCAGCGCTGTACGCGGCCTATCAGGAATGGGCCCTCGAGGAAGGAGAGAGGATGCTCAGCCAGAAAGCGTTCGTGGCCGAACTGGAACAGCGGGGGCTCGAGCGTAAGAGGCTGGCAGAGGGAATCTTCTTCCTCGGAATGGAGCTTCCCACGGAAAGGAAGTCATCTACCTCGGACTGA
- a CDS encoding replication-relaxation family protein — translation MSQVRTPLRGSERRDALERIHAALRCDLALSEGQLMRHYGVVPSEKEAHGMGLFAVRAVLNPSHHANRLMEVAFFTPYLWVARLGPPLLRHLAGVGEMRHILGVRPEAWRTDTHRIHYREQPDAYWYSQRGPIAIEYDAGSYSLAQLQRKAETFALRFVGQFWGAPTEKKAASLRGKLAGFGLEPRFVMAARWW, via the coding sequence TTGTCCCAGGTCAGGACCCCGCTGCGGGGAAGTGAGCGCCGGGACGCCCTCGAGCGCATCCATGCCGCTTTACGCTGCGACCTGGCCCTCTCGGAAGGCCAGCTCATGCGTCACTACGGGGTGGTTCCCTCGGAGAAGGAGGCCCACGGGATGGGCCTCTTCGCAGTGCGGGCGGTGCTGAACCCCTCGCACCACGCCAACCGGCTGATGGAGGTTGCCTTCTTTACCCCCTATCTGTGGGTAGCGCGGCTGGGGCCGCCGCTCCTGCGCCACCTGGCCGGGGTAGGCGAGATGCGGCATATCCTGGGGGTGAGGCCCGAAGCGTGGCGTACCGATACCCACCGCATTCACTACCGGGAGCAACCGGATGCCTACTGGTACAGCCAGCGGGGCCCCATCGCCATCGAGTACGACGCGGGAAGCTACTCTCTGGCGCAGCTACAGCGAAAGGCTGAGACCTTCGCCCTGCGCTTCGTGGGGCAGTTCTGGGGGGCTCCTACCGAAAAGAAGGCCGCGAGCCTGCGGGGAAAGCTCGCGGGGTTCGGGCTGGAGCCGCGTTTCGTGATGGCCGCACGCTGGTGGTAG
- a CDS encoding TrbC/VirB2 family protein codes for MNRIGAMAKRLVALPEVRGLLVGLVLVGLGSAAHAQADQAFNNLTTAICNIYNAMKGPFGLALVIIMFAIGGISLMIGGRKAVPLMIGAAIGGVILAAAPSFAKIFISSTSNC; via the coding sequence ATGAACAGGATCGGAGCTATGGCAAAGCGGCTGGTGGCGCTGCCGGAGGTTCGCGGTTTGCTGGTGGGGCTGGTGCTGGTGGGGTTGGGGAGCGCGGCCCACGCCCAGGCGGATCAGGCGTTTAACAACCTGACCACCGCCATCTGCAACATCTACAACGCGATGAAAGGCCCCTTCGGCCTGGCGCTGGTGATCATCATGTTCGCCATCGGCGGCATCAGCCTGATGATCGGGGGCCGGAAAGCCGTGCCCCTCATGATCGGCGCGGCCATCGGGGGCGTGATCCTGGCCGCGGCCCCCTCGTTCGCCAAGATTTTCATCAGCAGTACCTCCAACTGCTAG
- a CDS encoding TraC family protein encodes MTASNVNLFNRPREGSLTEEFPYWEIHEGVMFLEDGRCEVGVELLLKPTLLLPQSELEGLLYMVRSVLRNGVPQGTRARLFVEAAPAPEETVQAYREAFDPTHPTARAIGEERYRHWRGLWERGEVMGRRAFLTVAYGHKRPRRLPFGGAELTERVKEGAKIRERIRMIARGRGVEVREMDSQEVFGLVYRYLNPGLRQAGVPRYRPTWQRYPRRAVERMPGLRPPTLRTQLLRSEVDNSRRDALYVGGRWLSLFTLYTIPDETYTEMGDVLALAGGGEFYLVVDFHHEPYERALKALKARARRFYAASANTETYVDPNILVGQRESEGAIAHISQTGDHVYRVGVALILIEHEREALERRASQVVGRLAEIPGNPFRQLKNGLFEPWKSRAPFSGGTSDEVVSLLESNAADLVPLTGAWKGHDKPVVLFHNRFLSLTRFDPFTPTTSNWNGIIAGGSGSGKTFFTQYVLADLLRRDEVDVVILDRGRNYEALVEAFGGAFIDIRPGGETAVNMFDLEEGEAEPGPEKLQDVLRFLRAILPPGEDRTEEAVENAILEAAIEQTYKRATPDLPQPDGSYRKVYQGARLSDLVQTLVLLDEVGSRPASSLEKEVARKLALRLQSWVGESPKGQFLDWPTSVPLAQARVVCYELEGLKDDLEIIGTLLIADLVWKRAKKGQGRRVLVVLDEAWKVFQSPYASRLIEELYRRFRFLGGGIWSITQSLADFAGEGPRALLQNTSFHFLLRLSRSEAELAVMRDVLGMPDRAIAVHERLTGVKGVYSEVLAWIRTGEGKEGEVIAVRPSPVDYWLFTSTREEVERRREATRRYGDVIRAVRALAYGEET; translated from the coding sequence ATGACCGCGAGTAATGTAAATCTCTTCAACCGCCCTCGGGAGGGCTCGCTCACCGAGGAGTTTCCGTACTGGGAGATCCATGAGGGGGTGATGTTCCTCGAGGACGGGCGGTGCGAGGTGGGGGTGGAGCTGCTCCTCAAGCCCACCCTGCTCCTGCCGCAAAGCGAACTCGAGGGCCTGCTCTACATGGTGCGCAGCGTCCTCAGGAACGGGGTGCCCCAGGGCACGCGGGCGCGGCTCTTCGTGGAAGCGGCCCCGGCTCCTGAGGAGACCGTTCAGGCCTACCGGGAGGCCTTCGACCCCACCCACCCCACCGCCCGCGCCATCGGGGAGGAGCGCTACCGCCACTGGCGGGGTCTGTGGGAGCGCGGGGAGGTGATGGGTCGGCGGGCCTTCCTCACCGTGGCCTACGGCCACAAGCGCCCCCGGCGGCTCCCCTTCGGGGGGGCCGAGCTTACTGAGCGGGTGAAGGAGGGGGCCAAAATCCGCGAGCGCATCCGCATGATCGCCAGGGGGCGGGGGGTGGAGGTGCGGGAGATGGACTCCCAGGAGGTCTTCGGCCTGGTCTACCGCTACCTCAACCCCGGCCTGCGGCAGGCCGGGGTGCCCCGCTACCGCCCCACCTGGCAGCGCTACCCGAGGAGGGCGGTGGAGCGGATGCCGGGCCTGCGGCCCCCCACCCTGCGCACCCAGCTCCTCCGGAGCGAGGTGGACAACTCCCGGCGTGACGCACTCTACGTGGGCGGGCGCTGGCTCTCGCTGTTCACCCTCTACACCATCCCCGACGAGACCTACACCGAGATGGGCGACGTGCTGGCGCTGGCCGGAGGGGGGGAGTTCTACCTGGTGGTGGACTTCCACCACGAGCCCTACGAGCGGGCCCTGAAGGCCCTCAAAGCGCGGGCGCGGCGGTTCTATGCGGCCAGCGCCAACACCGAGACCTACGTAGACCCCAACATCCTGGTGGGGCAGAGAGAGAGCGAAGGGGCCATCGCCCACATCTCCCAGACCGGCGACCACGTGTACCGGGTGGGGGTGGCCCTGATCCTGATCGAGCATGAGCGGGAAGCCCTCGAGCGCAGGGCCAGCCAGGTGGTGGGGCGGCTTGCGGAAATCCCCGGCAACCCCTTCCGGCAACTCAAAAACGGCCTCTTCGAGCCCTGGAAGAGCCGGGCCCCCTTCAGCGGGGGGACGAGCGACGAGGTGGTGAGCCTCTTAGAGTCCAACGCCGCCGACCTGGTACCCCTCACGGGGGCCTGGAAGGGGCACGACAAGCCGGTGGTGCTGTTCCACAACCGCTTCCTCTCCCTCACCCGATTCGACCCCTTCACCCCCACGACCAGCAACTGGAACGGCATCATCGCCGGGGGCTCGGGATCGGGCAAGACCTTCTTCACCCAGTACGTGCTCGCGGATTTGCTCCGGCGCGACGAGGTGGACGTGGTGATCCTCGACCGGGGGCGGAACTACGAGGCGCTGGTGGAGGCGTTTGGCGGAGCGTTCATCGACATCCGCCCCGGCGGGGAGACGGCGGTCAATATGTTCGACCTCGAGGAGGGCGAGGCCGAACCCGGCCCTGAGAAACTTCAGGACGTGTTGCGTTTCCTCCGAGCGATCCTCCCGCCAGGGGAGGACCGAACCGAGGAAGCTGTGGAGAACGCCATCCTGGAAGCGGCCATCGAGCAGACCTACAAGCGAGCCACCCCCGACCTCCCCCAGCCGGACGGGAGCTACAGGAAGGTCTACCAGGGAGCCCGCCTGTCCGACCTGGTGCAGACCCTGGTGCTGCTGGACGAGGTGGGCAGCCGACCGGCCTCATCCTTGGAGAAGGAAGTGGCACGGAAGCTGGCGCTCAGGCTTCAGTCCTGGGTTGGGGAAAGCCCCAAGGGGCAGTTCCTCGACTGGCCCACCAGCGTGCCCCTGGCCCAGGCGCGGGTGGTGTGCTACGAGCTAGAGGGACTCAAGGACGACCTGGAGATCATCGGCACGCTGCTCATCGCGGACCTGGTATGGAAGCGGGCCAAAAAGGGCCAGGGACGGCGGGTGCTGGTGGTGCTCGACGAAGCCTGGAAGGTCTTTCAGAGCCCCTACGCCAGCCGCCTCATCGAGGAACTCTACCGACGCTTCCGCTTCCTGGGCGGGGGCATCTGGAGCATCACCCAGAGCCTCGCAGACTTCGCCGGGGAGGGCCCCCGAGCCCTCTTACAGAACACCAGCTTCCACTTCCTGCTGCGGCTTTCCAGGAGCGAGGCGGAGCTTGCGGTAATGCGGGACGTGCTGGGGATGCCCGACCGGGCGATTGCGGTGCACGAACGGCTGACCGGGGTCAAGGGGGTCTACTCCGAGGTCCTGGCCTGGATTCGCACCGGCGAGGGCAAGGAGGGCGAGGTGATCGCGGTGCGCCCGAGCCCGGTGGACTACTGGTTGTTCACCTCGACCCGGGAAGAGGTGGAGCGGCGGCGGGAGGCTACCCGGCGCTACGGCGACGTGATCCGGGCGGTGCGGGCGCTGGCTTACGGTGAGGAAACATGA